Proteins encoded together in one Rhipicephalus sanguineus isolate Rsan-2018 chromosome 9, BIME_Rsan_1.4, whole genome shotgun sequence window:
- the LOC119404705 gene encoding zinc finger and BTB domain-containing protein 17 isoform X2, which produces MDSSSSHELQQPNTDVEIKQEPVSPPGSDIEEEEYVTPDLYRGPHFPHLTVKKEEPTSSPEASPRRSPAFEDQDAGDHAATLAHRTPKRNTSPPPASASNDVGGSRDQTESESEDGRGGAVPLQVCLEVGETAGPWVNNHASSGSDSLVDKNNNGSGGSSSDGRTTKSQPLLSAAAIKSGRRTPLQCPLCPYTTHNATTMREHLPVHTGERPFCCPMCGKRFSRKKYFRVHLRLHDKKGDNGVFGASGDGSSTPSDSATPAKTSHECEVCGETFTQRQHLQKHAQAAHAVDGAAGGGSSDGSNGSSNACPKCNKSYKYPGNLRTHMRIHTGERPYMCDVCGLRFTCSSYLQVHLRTHVQEKPYACPQCSKTFVHNSALTVHLRTHTGERPYQCPHCPLRFSHLRNMKRHEICIHTHEYPHICTLCQRGFLVVTQWQQHVRSQHGLEYSDPRDMQDDFVPRHGRRPGAIARAAVTIKPRDSSLPGDTVAPSTVPGT; this is translated from the exons ATGGACTCATCGAGCAGCCATGAACTACAGCAACCAAACACAGATGTTGAAATCAAGCAGGAACCAGTCTCACCACCCGGCTCCGACATAGAAGAGGAGGAAT ATGTGACACCAGACTTGTACAGGGGCCCACATTTCCCACATCTTACTGTAAAG AAGGAGGAACCCACCTCGTCGCCAGAAGCTTCACCGAGGAGGTCACCAGCCTTCGAAGATCAAGATGCTGGTGACCATGCAGCAACGCTTGCCCACCGAACACCGAAGAGGAACACATCGCCACCACCAG CTTCAGCTTCCAACGATGTCGGCGGCAGCCGCGACCAGACGGAGTCGGAGTCTGAAGATGGACGTGGTGGTGCTGTGCCGCTACAAGTGTGCCTTGAAGTTGGCGAG ACCGCAGGACCCTGGGTCAACAATCACGCAAGCTCTGGCAGCGACTCGTTGG TGGACAAAAACAACAATGGCAGTGGTGGCAGCAGCAGTGATGGGAGGACTACAAAGAGCCAACCCCTTCTGTCGGCAGCGGCCATCAAGAGCGGCCGTCGCACGCCACTGCAGTGTCCGCTGTGCCCGTACACAACCCACAATGCAACCACCATGCGCGAGCACCTGCCCGTGCACACGGGCGAGCGGCCATTTTGCTGTCCCATGTGTGGCAAGCGCTTCTCCCGCAAGAAGTACTTTCGGGTGCACCTGCGCCTGCACGACAAG AAGGGAGACAATGGCGTTTTCGGTGCCAGCGGCGACGGCAGCAGCACGCCGAGTGACTCGGCGACTCCAGCCAAGACATCTCACGAGTGCGAGGTGTGCGGCGAGACCTTCACGCAGCGCCAGCACCTGCAGAAGCATGCGCAGGCAGCACACGCGGTTGACGGGGCGGCGGGTGGTGGCAGCTCGGACGGCAGCAACGGCAGCAGCAACGCGTGCCCCAAGTGCAACAAGAGCTACAAGTACCCAGGGAACCTGCGGacgcacatgcgcatacacacagGGGAGCGTCCCTACATGTGCGACGTGTGCGGCCTCCGTTTCACCTGCTCCAGCTACCTGCAG GTTCACTTGCGGACGCACGTGCAGGAGAAGCCATATGCATGCCCGCAGTGCAGCAAGACCTTCGTGCACAACTCGGCGCTGACGGTGCACCTGCGCACGCATACGGGCGAACGCCCCTACCAGTGCCCCCACTGCCCGCTGCGCTTCAGCCACCTGCGCAACATGAAGCGCCACGAGATCTGCATTCACACCCACGAGTACCCACACATCTGCACGCTGTGCCAACGCGGGTTCCTCGTCGTCACCCAGTGGCAGCAGCACGTCCGCTCGCAGCACGGCCTCGAGTACAGCGACCCGCGCGACATGCAAGACGACTTTGTGCCTCGGCACGGCCGGAGACCGGGAGCCATTGCGAGAGCTGCAGTCACC ATCAAACCAAGAGACAGTAGTCTACCAGGCGACACAGTAGCACCATCAACTGTACCTgggacctga
- the LOC119404705 gene encoding piggyBac transposable element-derived protein 4 isoform X1 — translation MLVTMQQRLPTEHRRGTHRHHQTGPQRYSFPQCTRPCRSLTLWKCALVALLQVSRAAIPPMWTIPQLPNQNLIHWMSALQTRIYLLSSDSDDEGATSQKRARRDDSDWIKGDYSPSVFPFDATHSGQVSPSALPVNAKEVEYFKLFFDEELVSEIVAATNKHANKKVQERSLPRKSRLRSWQETDVAEVYCFLAVVLLMGLVRKNTLVDYWSKDTMSETPFFRSIFSVKRFCLLLQVLHFSSLTDRKDRLRAIRPTMEKIEERFSAFFAPFQDLCINESLMPWRGRLSCRQYIPSERHRFGVKTFVLCDVHTGYILRFIVCTGATTGVTITKELGFTGSVVVELLRDFLDKGHSLFVDDWYTSPALFKFLLSRQTNACGTVHANRKGLPEFAKKLQQGEVDSYHSNAMLALKWHDRQDVHMLSTMHGAELAEAEKVDWRAGQKKKMPKCVLEYNKKMGLVDKVDVQPSFSKSIRKAMKWNKAFFFHLLDMSLLNAFILFRENTASTTTFADFKRQVVSQLIEEHHTEKSKRGRPTGDHPLRLTARHFIQKLPPTDAKKNRTQRRCHVCANTTRRKKVRKDTRYMCVECNKALCVEPCFEDYHTLKSY, via the exons ATGCTGGTGACCATGCAGCAACGCTTGCCCACCGAACACCGAAGAGGAACACATCGCCACCACCAG ACGGGCCCACAACGATACAGTTTTCCCCAGTGCACTCGCCCATGCAgatcgcttacgctatggaagtgcgcgctggttgctctgctgcaagtgagtcgagcggcgattcctccgatgtggactattccccaactgccgaatcagaatctgattcattggatgtcTGCCCTTCAGACGAGGATTTACTTACTGAGTTCAGACTCGGATGATGAAGGAGCGACCTcccaaaagcgtgcgcggcgagacgaTTCTGACTGGATCAAAGGTGACTATTCTCCATCTGTGTTTCCATTTGACGCCACTCATTCTGGACAAGTGTCTCCCTCTGCATTGCCAGTAAATGCGAAAGAAGTAGAGTACTTCAAGCTTTTCTTTGATGAAGAGCTAGTCTCGGAGATTGTTGCGGCAACGAACAAGCATGCTAATAAGAAGGTTCAAGAGCGCAGCCTTCCCCGGAAGTCACGCCTGCGGTCGTGGCAGGAGACAGATGTTGCAGAAGTTTACTGCTTTCTAGCGGTTGTGCTCTTGATGGGCCTGGTCCGGAAAAATACCCTGGTAGACTACTGGTCCAAGGACACCATGTCGGAAACTCCATTCTTCCGGTCAATCTTTTCAGTCAAGCGTTTTTGCCTACTCCTGCAAGTGCTGCATTTTAGTTCACTCACTGATAGAAAGGACCGCCTAAGAGCAATCAGACCGACGATGGAAAAAATAGAGGAAAGATTTTCCGCCTTTTTTGCTCCTTTTCAAGACCTGTGCATCAACGAGTCCTTGATGCCTTGGAGAGGACGACTTTCTTGTCGACAGTATATTCCTTCCGAGAGGCACCGGTTTGGAGTGAAGACGTTCGTGCTTTGTGACGTTCATACAGGCTACATCTTGAGATTCATTGTCTGTACCGGAGCAACTACAGGTGTGACCATTACGAAGGAGCTGGGATTCACAGGCTCCGTTGTGGTAGAGCTGCTAAGGGACTTTCTGGACAAGGGGCATTCCCTTTTCGTGGATGACTGGTACACCAGCCCAGCACTGTTCAAGTTTCTCCTCAGCAGGCAGACAAATGCTTGTGGGACGGTGCACGCAAATAGGAAAGGGCTTCCAGAATTTGCTAAGAAGCTGCAGCAAGGTGAAGTGGATAGCTACCACTCAAACGCCATGTTGGCGCTGAAATGGCATGACAGACAAGACGTCCACATGCTGTCCACAATGCACGGCGCGGAGCTTGCCGAAGCTGAAAAGGTGGATTGGAGAGCGGGTCAAAAGAAGAAGATGCCGAAATGCGTGCTAGAATACAACAAAAAAATGGGACTAGTCGACAAAGTCGACGTGCAACCGAGCTTCTCCAAAAGCATAAGAAAAGCAATGAAGTGGaacaaggcatttttttttcacttgctggACATGTCACTGCTGAACGCTTTCATTCTCTTCCGTGAAAACACCGCGTCCACTACAACGTTTGCGGACTTCAAACGGCAGGTAGTGAGCCAGCTAATCGAGGAGCATCACACGGAGAAGAGCAAGCGGGGAAGGCCAACTGGAGACCATCCTCTGAGGCTGACAGCGCGACACTTCATACAGAAGTTGCCGCCCACCGATGCTAAGAAAAACAGGACCCAGAGGAGATGCCATGTCTGTGCCAACACCACTCGGCGCAAGAAAGTTCGCAAAGACACGCGCTACATGTGTGTTGAGTGCAACAAAGCACTCTGTGTGGAGCCATGCTTCGaggactatcacacgctgaagaGTTATTAG